Below is a genomic region from Erigeron canadensis isolate Cc75 chromosome 7, C_canadensis_v1, whole genome shotgun sequence.
CGACCTAACCTGAGGAATTAACCCacgaagatacttctctatacctttgttctcaggTTCAACCAAATGCGGAAAAagccttgaaagttcattaaaacgggtggtatatccagcatgatcagcaccgaccatcttatgttccaaaaactctcgttctagcttcaccagttcAGTTGTTGTGCAgaactttttcatcatcaactctctgaagttataccaagacatcgcctctgccactaatctgcctctgattcggcactgagtgttccaccaagacaaagcatctttagtgaaagagtttgccacatacttgaccctttgtttaggagtacattcactaataccaatcacagcttccatcttctctaaccattgaataaacttgattgctccacctctaccatcatactcttgcacgccacaatccttaaagtttttgtaagtacaaatcctgacaccacttctaagtccccttggcacattcccaaggcgaattccttgatcaacgtcttcataatattcaccatcCTTATCATCCCCTACGTCCTCATATTCAGCATCATCATACTGAGCATCTTCATTCTCTGCATTTTGTGCGAGTATAGTATCAACCACTTCAGTGATCATGGCAATCATGGCTGGGTCTGGTTGCATTCTAGCTTGCTCATtagtagtttcattttcagcttCACCACGACCGCGTCCACGACCACTACCTCGGCCGCCACCGCGGCCTGCACCACGACCAACTCCACGACCAATACCTCGACCTCCAGCTTGTTCATTTTCACGACCTGCACCGCGGCCAACACCTTGAACTACTTCAGGCCCAGTGCCACGACCAATACCACGGCCTCTACTCCGTCCAGTTCCTCGACCTCTTCCACGGCCTCTTCCACGACCGCCGCTAGTTCCAGCACTAGTTCTTGTTCTTGCCATTGCCCTATAACCACGCATCGTTAGTCGGGGAAAAATACACTCGACGATGTTAATATCACAAGATACTCTCAGTaagctctctcgtcttatggtctaaggaatgctatctagaacctaaactattcatgcaattcatgtcaatgcaatacatctatatatactaataatatataatcctaaattgcagttaaaatgtggtccgaatctaacacctacattcgttgcactagtggtgtatgtatatagggtg
It encodes:
- the LOC122608989 gene encoding merozoite surface antigen 2-like, translated to MRGYRAMARTRTSAGTSGGRGRGRGRGRGTGRSRGRGIGRGTGPEVVQGVGRGAGRENEQAGGRGIGRGVGRGAGRGGGRGSGRGRGRGEAENETTNEQARMQPDPAMIAMITEVVDTILAQNAENEDAQYDDAEYEDVGDDKDEKYLRGLIPQVRSTMTAVHPLTLEEAILRSEAMTRELVQCGTITAVGTKRKESSGTSNNKKVGDLMGRDKIEARYLQ